One stretch of Rosistilla oblonga DNA includes these proteins:
- a CDS encoding HPr family phosphocarrier protein, whose translation MSNPSCQQIVVVKNEKGLHLRPAELMARLAMQYEATVMVTKDDQSADCKNMLSVLTLGAVQGTQLGLSAEGPDAAEALSAVAELFEAGFHELDAE comes from the coding sequence ATGTCCAATCCATCATGCCAGCAAATCGTCGTCGTTAAGAACGAAAAAGGGCTGCACCTGCGCCCGGCGGAGCTGATGGCGCGGTTGGCGATGCAGTACGAGGCGACTGTCATGGTGACCAAAGACGACCAATCTGCCGACTGCAAGAACATGTTGTCCGTGCTCACGCTGGGCGCTGTTCAAGGAACCCAGCTCGGGCTTTCAGCCGAAGGCCCCGATGCCGCAGAGGCGTTGTCGGCGGTCGCCGAGTTGTTCGAGGCTGGTTTCCACGAACTCGACGCCGAATAA
- a CDS encoding PTS sugar transporter subunit IIA, producing MKFADFICVKAIKPDLASYDKEAVVTELVESLVTAGEIKTADKDDIIAAVMKREELGSTGIGRGVAVPHTKHPSVEKLVGTVGVSVDGVDFNSLDGEKVQLFFLLISPPERPGDHLRALENISRQLRDDTFCRFLKQSKTVDDINQLLEEADNNQFAS from the coding sequence ATGAAATTCGCAGACTTTATTTGCGTTAAGGCGATCAAGCCGGATCTAGCATCATACGACAAGGAAGCCGTCGTCACCGAATTGGTGGAAAGCTTGGTTACCGCAGGCGAGATCAAGACCGCCGACAAAGACGATATCATCGCTGCGGTTATGAAGCGCGAAGAACTCGGCAGCACAGGCATTGGTCGCGGCGTTGCCGTTCCTCACACAAAGCATCCCAGCGTTGAAAAGCTGGTCGGCACCGTCGGTGTCAGCGTCGACGGCGTCGACTTCAACAGCCTCGATGGCGAAAAAGTACAACTCTTCTTCCTGCTGATCAGCCCTCCAGAACGCCCTGGCGATCACCTGCGAGCCCTGGAAAACATCTCGCGTCAGTTGCGCGACGACACCTTCTGCCGCTTCCTCAAGCAAAGCAAGACGGTCGACGACATCAACCAATTGCTCGAAGAGGCTGATAACAATCAGTTTGCGTCTTAA
- the hpf gene encoding ribosome hibernation-promoting factor, HPF/YfiA family encodes MLVSVSARHGNLGTGDQSLIEDKVEKLRRLYDRVNAIEVIVDLEKLESPVLEAKVSVEHEEDFIASATATTVIGALDVVIPKLEKQLRRAKEKRTEHRATGLKHIETTDVADEV; translated from the coding sequence ATGCTAGTGAGCGTCTCTGCCCGACACGGCAATCTGGGAACGGGCGATCAATCTCTGATCGAAGACAAAGTTGAAAAGCTGCGTCGTTTGTATGATCGGGTGAACGCGATCGAAGTGATTGTCGACTTGGAGAAGCTCGAATCGCCAGTTCTCGAAGCCAAGGTCTCGGTTGAACACGAGGAAGACTTTATCGCCTCGGCCACAGCGACAACGGTCATCGGAGCGTTGGATGTCGTGATTCCCAAGCTGGAAAAGCAACTGCGACGCGCCAAGGAAAAGCGAACCGAGCACCGGGCGACCGGACTGAAACACATCGAAACAACGGATGTTGCCGACGAGGTTTAA
- a CDS encoding PQQ-binding-like beta-propeller repeat protein — MGRLKNFAPICLLISLSLISQPAAALEPAGLSGLQFPASDWPFWRGPDQNGVASAKQTPPTSWSETENVLWRAEVPGRGHSSPVVIGDRVFITSADHEREVQIVLGLDRATGKQLWETIVHRGGFETRGKKMNLKATLASSTIASDGSRLFINFLNDNAVWTTALDLDGKQLWQTRLTDYQVHQGYGSSPTIYKNLVISSADNKAGGAIVAMDRTNGEIVWRRERPELPNYPSPVVVKAAGRDQLIMTGCDLVTSLDPLTGQTIWEIEGATTECVTTTVTDGKVILTSGGYPDNHISAVAADGSGKIVWENTDREYVPSMLIAKGHVFAILDAGIATCLNVETGEQIWKERLGGTFSSSPVLVGENIYVTSESGKTHIFKASVEGFQSVATNSLGSKVFATPAICGGQIFTRVSLTADEKTQEYVYCLADSAATR; from the coding sequence ATGGGTCGACTGAAGAACTTCGCTCCTATTTGTCTGTTGATATCGCTTTCCCTGATCAGCCAACCCGCGGCGGCGCTCGAACCGGCTGGACTCAGCGGATTGCAGTTCCCCGCCAGCGACTGGCCCTTCTGGCGCGGCCCGGATCAAAACGGAGTCGCTTCAGCAAAGCAAACGCCTCCGACATCGTGGAGCGAGACCGAAAATGTGTTGTGGCGAGCGGAGGTGCCCGGCCGCGGTCACAGCTCGCCCGTCGTGATCGGCGACCGCGTTTTCATCACCTCAGCCGATCACGAACGCGAAGTCCAGATCGTCCTTGGGCTCGATCGCGCGACCGGAAAACAGCTATGGGAAACGATCGTCCACCGCGGCGGATTCGAGACCCGCGGGAAAAAGATGAATCTGAAGGCAACGTTGGCATCGTCGACGATCGCCTCGGACGGCTCGCGGCTGTTCATCAACTTCCTCAACGACAACGCGGTTTGGACGACAGCGCTCGATCTGGACGGTAAACAGCTCTGGCAAACGCGTTTGACCGATTACCAGGTCCACCAGGGATACGGTTCGTCGCCGACGATCTACAAAAACCTGGTGATCTCATCGGCTGACAATAAAGCGGGGGGAGCGATCGTGGCGATGGATCGGACCAACGGCGAGATCGTCTGGCGGCGCGAGCGTCCCGAACTCCCGAATTACCCCTCGCCGGTCGTCGTCAAAGCGGCTGGCCGCGATCAATTGATCATGACCGGCTGTGACTTGGTCACCAGCCTCGATCCGCTGACCGGACAAACGATCTGGGAAATCGAAGGGGCGACGACCGAATGCGTGACGACAACCGTTACCGACGGAAAAGTCATCCTGACCAGCGGCGGATACCCCGACAACCATATCTCTGCGGTCGCAGCGGACGGATCGGGAAAAATCGTCTGGGAGAACACCGACCGCGAATACGTGCCGTCGATGTTGATCGCCAAGGGGCACGTATTTGCCATTCTCGACGCGGGCATCGCGACCTGTTTGAACGTGGAAACAGGGGAACAGATCTGGAAAGAGCGACTGGGCGGAACCTTCAGCAGCTCCCCCGTCCTGGTCGGCGAGAACATCTATGTGACCAGCGAATCGGGGAAGACACATATCTTCAAGGCGAGCGTCGAGGGATTCCAAAGCGTGGCGACAAATTCGCTGGGGAGCAAGGTATTTGCAACTCCAGCGATCTGTGGGGGGCAGATATTTACCCGGGTATCGTTGACCGCCGATGAGAAGACTCAAGAATACGTCTACTGCCTGGCCGATTCCGCTGCGACTCGCTGA
- a CDS encoding histidine phosphatase family protein, protein MQLYLIRHAQSANNSKPEAERVEDPEITELGHQQAAAIAKSIADQNVDFLVTSGFLRTLQTTQYLADSLRMPIHVWRDLHEVGGCYRGYIPGEEQGAPGMNRDAILAKYPGTTVDESIGTEGWWGCRPYETEAQATLRSEQMLARFAEQFGATDKVVVAVIHADFKVCMLRQILGNDFTRRHIGPMLNTGLTKFTVSEDAWRLDILNSITHLSSDQIS, encoded by the coding sequence ATGCAGCTGTACCTGATCCGCCACGCGCAAAGCGCCAACAACAGCAAACCCGAAGCGGAGCGTGTCGAAGATCCCGAGATCACCGAACTGGGACACCAGCAGGCTGCAGCGATCGCAAAATCGATAGCCGACCAAAACGTCGACTTCCTGGTCACCAGCGGATTCCTCCGGACGCTGCAGACGACCCAGTACCTGGCCGATTCGCTGCGGATGCCGATCCATGTCTGGCGCGATCTGCACGAGGTCGGCGGATGTTACCGAGGCTACATTCCCGGGGAAGAGCAGGGGGCGCCGGGGATGAACCGCGACGCAATCCTCGCCAAATATCCCGGTACAACGGTCGACGAATCGATCGGCACCGAGGGCTGGTGGGGCTGTCGTCCCTATGAAACCGAAGCCCAAGCGACGCTCCGCAGCGAACAAATGCTGGCTCGATTTGCCGAACAGTTCGGGGCGACCGACAAGGTCGTCGTGGCGGTGATCCACGCCGACTTTAAAGTCTGCATGCTACGACAGATCCTTGGCAACGATTTCACCCGCCGACACATCGGCCCGATGCTGAACACCGGACTGACGAAGTTTACCGTTTCCGAAGACGCTTGGCGGTTGGATATCCTGAATTCGATCACGCACCTGTCGAGCGATCAGATCAGCTGA